From a single Bacteroidota bacterium genomic region:
- a CDS encoding chorismate-binding protein: DSRGYYGGAIGFMGFNGDINHAIIIRSFLSKNNKLFYRAGAGVVIASTEENELQEVNNKLAALKKAIELAQQI, from the coding sequence CGACAGCCGTGGTTATTACGGCGGAGCAATCGGTTTTATGGGTTTCAACGGGGATATTAATCACGCGATCATTATCCGTTCGTTCTTAAGTAAAAACAATAAACTGTTTTATCGTGCCGGAGCAGGTGTGGTGATTGCAAGCACCGAAGAAAATGAATTACAGGAAGTGAACAATAAATTAGCGGCATTAAAAAAAGCTATTGAATTAGCGCAACAGATA